In the Parasteatoda tepidariorum isolate YZ-2023 chromosome 3, CAS_Ptep_4.0, whole genome shotgun sequence genome, one interval contains:
- the LOC107437771 gene encoding glycerol kinase: MTDPVEISANLSDLIGAIDQGTSSSRFLVFASETAEIVTYHQIETKQLYPQVGWVEQDPLEILSSVQTCIEKTVEKLRNFEINPLNIKAIGVTNQRETTVVWNKFTGKPLYNAIIWLDTRTVDTVDQLKNKRGSKAVVEKCGLPITTYFSAVKLRWLIENVPQVKEAIENDSCLFGTIDSWLIWNLTGGVNSGIHVTDVTNASRTMLMNIRTLEWDPWLCNFFQVPISILPSIRSSSEILGCLLGSSLNGMPISGCLGDQSAALVGQLCFKPGTAKNTYGTGCFLLCNTGKVPIWSKHGLLTTVAYKLGPDKPVTYALEGSVAIAGALIRWLRDNLGIIQDSAYIEKLASSVESTHGVYFVPAFSGLYAPYWQPSARGIICGLTTFTTRAHIARAALEAVAFQTCEIVDAMNLDSGFPLENLVVDGGMTNNSLLMQLQADFLGLKVILPSMPETTALGVAMAAGAAKGIEVWDIDSTVSNGVTTETFYPNISSEERNSKYSSWKNAVKRSMRWEDDKVIDNPILKSLPGGLFVFSSFALLLFAEAYSKKFLI; this comes from the coding sequence atgaCCGATCCAGTAGAAATTTCGGCAAATCTATCTGACTTAATCGGAGCTATAGACCAAGGTACTAGCAGTTCAAGATTTCTCGTTTTCGCTAGTGAAACAGCCGAAATCGTTACATATCATCAAATCGAAACTAAGCAGTTATATCCTCAGGTTGGCTGGGTTGAACAGGATCCTCTTGAAATTTTATCCTCTGTTCAAACATGTATAGAGAAAACGGTTGAAAAGCTTagaaactttgaaattaatCCTCTTAACATCAAAGCTATAGGTGTAACTAACCAGAGGGAAACTACTGTCGTATGGAATAAGTTCACCGGTAAACCGCTATACAATGCTATAATATGGCTTGATACTAGAACTGTGGACACTgttgatcaattaaaaaataaaagaggttCAAAAGCAGTGGTAGAAAAGTGTGGTTTGCCAATCACAACATACTTCAGTGCTGTCAAATTGCGATGGTTAATTGAAAATGTCCCACAAGTTAAAGAGGCAATTGAAAATGATTCTTGCCTGTTTGGAACAATTGATTCCTGGTTAATATGGAACTTAACCGGAGGAGTTAATAGCGGTATTCATGTAACAGACGTAACAAATGCCAGTAGGACGATGCTCATGAACATAAGAACTTTGGAGTGGGATCCATGgttgtgcaatttttttcaagtacccATTTCTATATTGCCGAGTATTAGGAGTAGCTCTGAAATTTTAGGTTGCCTTTTGGGTAGTTCATTAAATGGAATGCCTATCTCTGGTTGTTTAGGTGATCAAAGTGCTGCTCTAGTAGGCCAACTATGTTTTAAACCTGGTACAGCTAAAAATACATATGGTACTGGATGTTTCTTATTATGTAACACTGGAAAAGTTCCTATATGGTCCAAGCATGGACTACTAACTACTGTAGCATATAAACTGGGTCCTGATAAGCCAGTTACTTATGCCTTAGAAGGTTCTGTTGCTATAGCAGGTGCTTTAATTCGATGGCTGCGAGATAATCTAGGTATAATACAAGATTCAGCATATATTGAAAAACTTGCTAGTTCTGTTGAAAGCACACATGGTGTATATTTTGTTCCTGCTTTTTCTGGTCTTTATGCTCCTTATTGGCAACCCAGTGCTAGAGGTATTATTTGCGGGTTAACGACATTCACGACACGAGCTCACATAGCACGTGCAGCTTTAGAGGCTGTGGCTTTTCAAACATGTGAAATAGTTGATGCTATGAACTTAGATAGTGGTTTTCCTTTAGAAAACCTAGTAGTAGATGGCGGAATGACTAATAATTCTCTATTAATGCAACTTCAAGCAGATTTTTTGGGTCTTAAAGTCATACTACCTTCTATGCCAGAGACTACAGCTCTTGGTGTAGCTATGGCAGCTGGAGCAGCTAAAGGTATTGAAGTATGGGATATAGATTCTACAGTGTCAAATGGCGTCACAACTGAAACTTTTTATCCGAATATTTCATCGGAAGAAAGGAACTCGAAATATTCTTCGTGGAAAAATGCCGTCAAGCGCTCAATGAGATGGGAAGATGATAAAGTTATTGATAATCCCATATTAAAATCATTGCCGGGGGgattatttgtattttcgtCCTTTGCGCTTCTCCTTTTTGCTGAAGCCtatagcaaaaaatttcttatttag